The Pirellulales bacterium genome segment GCGTTTTCTCCCAGCAGATAGCCCGCGCGGCGCTCTTGGGCTTGGAGCTGGCCTTGGTAGTGCTCGTCCAGTTGCGGCGATTGATTGGCCGCTTGCGCCGCCACGAGCGACGCCTTGGCTTTGGCAAACCGCTCTGTCAGTGTGCCCTCGGACGAAGGACGTACGAGCTTTGCCATATCGTGGCGCCCCACGAGTTGCCGACATTCTTCGACAGTGCTGAAGAGACGTTCGACGTCAGCCCGCAGGGTGCGCGTAAAAGCTGCATCGTGGGTCGCTGCGTTCGTGAGCGCGAGAGTCTCTTCGTTGTGCTCGTTGTAGTCCTTCCATTCTCCTTGCGAGTGGAAGCGTACGAGATGCCCTGCGGCTTTATCGAACTCGAAGTCGAATTGCAGCGAGCCGACGGATACATCTTCCAAGGGACCCTGGCAAGTGGCGACGAAGTCGAGGCGGCTGTCATCGGTTCCCTCGTTGCGACGATATTCCCAGCGCATACCCGAGCGAGGTTCGACACATCGCCACGCGCCGTTCTGCGTTTCCTCGTCCGTCGGTAGCTGTGGCACGATTTGCCGCGGCGAGAGCCAGGCGGGCAGGGCGGCGAGCGTTGGATTCCAATGAGTGCGACCGTCGCATTCGACTGCCACGCGGAACAAGTACCGCTCCTCGACCTCGGCACCGCGCTTGGCGCAATATTCGATCAACAGGTCACCGCAACCCTGTTTATCGACGTCCAATACCCACAATCGCCACGAGATGGCCAAATCGGCGGGGTCATTTTTGCCAAACCAATCTTGCTTGGTGCCTTCGTAGACCAACTCTTGGCCAGGCGTGAATTGGTAGCTCGCGGCGGCCGGTATCGTGTAGGCGGCAACGCTTTTTACGCCGGTCCACAATAATAGAAACGCGACGCAGCCTGCTAGCCGCGCAGCACGTTTTACGGGATGCGTTACGTACATAAGTGGCCCTTCACGGTCGTGGGTACGATTTGCGCTTGGCCAGCGCGAACAGATCGCTGGTTCCCAGGCGGTGGCCTCGCCCCCGACTTGAAAGTATCATAACAGGTTGCGTTATTGTTCTCAGCAGCC includes the following:
- a CDS encoding TlpA disulfide reductase family protein, whose translation is MYVTHPVKRAARLAGCVAFLLLWTGVKSVAAYTIPAAASYQFTPGQELVYEGTKQDWFGKNDPADLAISWRLWVLDVDKQGCGDLLIEYCAKRGAEVEERYLFRVAVECDGRTHWNPTLAALPAWLSPRQIVPQLPTDEETQNGAWRCVEPRSGMRWEYRRNEGTDDSRLDFVATCQGPLEDVSVGSLQFDFEFDKAAGHLVRFHSQGEWKDYNEHNEETLALTNAATHDAAFTRTLRADVERLFSTVEECRQLVGRHDMAKLVRPSSEGTLTERFAKAKASLVAAQAANQSPQLDEHYQGQLQAQERRAGYLLGENATNSRLQSVAKAIDQPSPEWTAEDLQKSSHALADYRGKVVVLDFWFRKCNYCIRAQPQFEAVINRFKDKPVAFLGVNIDENPADADFAVAQLKTTYPTLRGIEIQKLYPASGAPTWIVIDPAGIVRAVHVGYSGFLEEELTETIEKLLKVPG